A DNA window from Aquarana catesbeiana isolate 2022-GZ linkage group LG01, ASM4218655v1, whole genome shotgun sequence contains the following coding sequences:
- the LOC141135756 gene encoding taste receptor type 2 member 40-like encodes MTSLFVFASMAILGATTVFGIFTNCIIVSVNLTEKARGKTSLGSSDLILVTLGLSNIIFQLVMTANDFLSLLWSQLYYSDEVYNTLNTLLFLPAYASFWFTVCLCVYYCLQIVIFTNPFLLRVKAEIPKLVPWFLVIAVLTAIAIGVPAFWSTYKDTPSGYLPNNQSLETEVPKLNLTYLLASNILGCSLPLVLVGISNGLILKSLVTSSKLMEKNTSSPRTEAKERAARTVSLLLALYLVFYMSEIMMFVDLFPPSSPGFCICLMVIYIYSPAQSVILILGSPKLKKALQSLFQLLVCWKNKQMAKPNILFITLPGSEGSRLSK; translated from the coding sequence ATGACATCTCTCTTTGTTTTTGCATCCATGGCCATTCTGGGAGCAACCACTGTCTTCGGAATCTTCACAAACTGTATAATTGTGTCAGTGAATCTCACTGAAAAGGCAAGGGGCAAGACAAGCCTTGGTTCTTCTGATCTTATTCTAGTCACACTTGGACTATCAAACATCATATTCCAATTAGTAATGACAGCAAATGACTTTCTGAGCCTTCTGTGGAGTCAGCTGTACTACTCTGATGAAGTTTATAATACTTTAAATACTTTGCTCTTTCTTCCTGCATATGCCAGCTTTTGGTTCACCGTCTGCCTTTGTGTCTATTACTGTTTACAGATTGTTATATTCACCAATCCTTTTCTACTACGCGTCAAAGCGGAAATACCCAAACTGGTACCATGGTTCCTGGTGATTGCAGTTTTAACAGCTATTGCAATTGGTGTGCCAGCTTTCTGGAGCACCTACAAGGACACCCCAAGTGGATACCTACCCAACAATCAGAGCTTGGAGACGGAGGTTCCAAAGTTAAACCTTACTTATTTGCTTGCTAGCAATATTTTAGGCTGCTCACTACCCTTGGTTCTTGTTGGTATTTCTAATGGATTAATTTTGAAATCACTTGTGACCAGCAGCAAGCTAATGGAGAAGAACACAAGCAGCCCACGCACAGAAGCTAAAGAAAGAGCAGCCAGAACTGTTTCACTGCTCCTAGCCCTCTATCTGGTCTTCTACATGTCAGAAATCATGATGTTTGTGGATCTCTTCCCACCTAGTAGCCCTGGATTTTGCATTTGTTTGATGGTCATTTATATTTATTCTCCTGCACAATCAGTCATCCTCATTCTTGGAAGCCCAAAGTTAAAGAAGGCTTTACAGAGTTTATTCCAACTTTTGGTTTGTTGGAAAAATAAGCAAATGGCTAAACCAAATATTCTTTTCATTACTCTGCCAGGTTCAGAAGGCTCCAGATTGTCAAAGTGA